From Frateuria aurantia DSM 6220, one genomic window encodes:
- a CDS encoding YceD family protein, translating into MSVTLPVSVDVWRMISARRSFEGKLPIARMKRLAAALASAEGEVEYALDFGTDDFGVAYIALRALAPLTLICQRNLEPFVFPLQVDTRLGVIRSEREEAALLEGYEPLLVDEDGRLSPADVIEDELLLGLPLVPVNPESELPEEVMVSEAADEVAAEPEDNPFAILRGLKKH; encoded by the coding sequence ATGTCCGTGACTTTACCAGTGTCTGTGGACGTTTGGCGGATGATTTCCGCCCGGCGTTCTTTCGAGGGGAAGCTGCCCATCGCCCGCATGAAAAGGCTGGCGGCGGCTCTGGCTTCGGCCGAGGGCGAGGTGGAGTATGCTCTGGACTTCGGCACCGATGACTTCGGAGTGGCTTATATTGCACTTCGGGCACTGGCTCCCTTGACGCTGATCTGTCAGCGGAATCTGGAGCCGTTCGTGTTTCCGCTGCAGGTCGATACCCGTCTGGGAGTGATCCGCTCCGAGCGCGAGGAGGCCGCCTTGCTGGAAGGCTACGAACCGTTGCTGGTCGACGAGGATGGTCGGCTGTCGCCAGCCGACGTCATCGAGGACGAACTTTTGCTTGGGCTGCCGCTGGTTCCGGTCAATCCGGAAAGCGAATTGCCTGAAGAGGTCATGGTTTCCGAGGCGGCCGACGAGGTGGCGGCGGAACCTGAAGATAATCCGTTCGCAATTCTGCGCGGACTCAAGAAACATTGA
- the rpmF gene encoding 50S ribosomal protein L32, which yields MAVAKSRKTPSTRGMRRSHDALKTVQLSTDPTSGEVHLRHHVTKDGYYRGKKVIETTAAVADED from the coding sequence ATGGCTGTTGCCAAAAGCCGCAAAACCCCGTCCACCCGCGGCATGCGCCGCTCCCACGACGCACTGAAGACCGTTCAGCTGTCGACCGATCCGACCAGTGGCGAAGTGCACCTGCGCCACCACGTCACCAAGGACGGCTACTATCGTGGCAAGAAGGTAATCGAAACCACCGCTGCGGTGGCTGACGAGGACTGA
- a CDS encoding beta-ketoacyl-ACP synthase III: MTERYARIVATGSALPEKVVTNEDLTKFVDTSDEWIRTRTGIGERRIAGPGETTASLGHRAAQQALQDAGIKAGELDLIVVGTTTPDLVFPSTAALIQHRLGANGCAAFDVNAACSGFMYALGVAHQFIRGGQYRRVLAIGAETLTRIVSWQERETAVLFGDGAGAVVLEASDEPGIYASLMHADGGYQELLTCPVGISSGFTDGPNHGLRVQMAGREVFKVAVKTLDALVGETLKAAGMVESQVDWLIPHQANLRIIEATAKRLNMSMDRVIVTVDRHANTSAGSVPLALDEAVRSGRVQRGQNLLLEAFGGGFTWASALLRY, encoded by the coding sequence ATGACCGAAAGATATGCGCGGATCGTCGCGACGGGCAGTGCCCTCCCCGAGAAGGTGGTCACCAACGAGGATCTGACGAAGTTCGTCGACACCAGTGACGAGTGGATCCGTACTCGTACCGGTATTGGTGAACGAAGGATCGCGGGGCCGGGTGAAACCACGGCCAGTCTGGGTCATCGGGCCGCGCAGCAGGCCCTGCAGGATGCCGGCATCAAGGCCGGCGAGCTGGATCTGATCGTGGTCGGGACCACCACGCCGGACCTGGTATTTCCTTCGACGGCCGCCTTGATCCAGCATCGATTGGGTGCCAACGGCTGTGCCGCTTTCGATGTCAACGCGGCCTGTTCGGGCTTTATGTATGCCCTGGGCGTGGCGCACCAGTTCATTCGTGGCGGTCAATACCGTCGCGTGCTGGCCATCGGAGCCGAGACCCTGACCCGGATTGTCAGCTGGCAGGAGCGCGAGACGGCGGTGCTGTTCGGCGATGGTGCCGGCGCGGTCGTGCTGGAGGCCTCGGATGAGCCGGGCATTTATGCCTCGCTGATGCATGCCGATGGTGGCTACCAGGAGCTGCTGACCTGTCCGGTGGGCATCTCTTCGGGTTTCACCGATGGGCCGAATCATGGTCTGCGGGTGCAGATGGCCGGTCGTGAAGTTTTCAAGGTGGCGGTCAAGACCCTGGATGCCCTGGTCGGCGAGACCTTGAAGGCGGCCGGGATGGTGGAGTCGCAGGTGGACTGGTTGATCCCCCACCAAGCCAATCTGCGCATCATCGAGGCGACGGCCAAGCGCCTGAACATGTCGATGGACCGGGTGATCGTTACCGTGGATCGGCATGCCAATACCTCGGCCGGCTCGGTACCGCTGGCGCTGGATGAGGCGGTGCGTTCCGGGCGCGTGCAGCGTGGCCAGAATCTGCTGCTGGAAGCGTTCGGTGGCGGTTTCACCTGGGCGTCGGCTCTGCTGCGTTATTGA
- the fabD gene encoding ACP S-malonyltransferase codes for MTSAVAELAFVFPGQGSQSVGMLAELAALHPEIRTSFAEASQALGYDLWQLVSEGPEDRLNQTEHTQPALLAASVGVWRAWQAAGGALPGQLAGHSLGEYSALVCAGVLELGPAAALVAERGRLMQAAVPAGAGAMAAILGADDAQILAACEAEAGDQVVAPANYNSPGQLVIAGDAAAVDRVMARLGSEGVRKIVKLAVSVPSHCALMKGAAERLGERFAALDWSEPKIPVIQNADARVAGDVAAIREALQRQLYLPVRWTECVQTLAAGGAAAVVECGPGKVLTGLVKRIDKSIELRSLATPADFDAALAHARA; via the coding sequence ATGACGAGTGCGGTTGCCGAGCTGGCTTTCGTGTTTCCGGGACAGGGCTCCCAGTCGGTGGGCATGCTGGCCGAGCTGGCGGCGCTCCATCCCGAGATAAGGACCAGTTTTGCAGAGGCCTCCCAGGCCTTGGGTTACGATCTGTGGCAGCTGGTCAGCGAGGGTCCGGAAGATCGCCTGAACCAGACCGAGCATACCCAGCCGGCTCTGCTGGCGGCCAGTGTCGGTGTCTGGCGCGCCTGGCAGGCTGCCGGCGGCGCATTGCCGGGCCAGTTGGCCGGCCACAGCCTGGGTGAGTACAGCGCTCTGGTCTGCGCCGGCGTACTGGAGCTGGGTCCTGCAGCAGCACTGGTTGCCGAGCGTGGACGTCTGATGCAGGCGGCGGTGCCGGCCGGCGCCGGTGCGATGGCCGCGATCCTGGGTGCGGATGACGCCCAGATCCTGGCGGCCTGCGAGGCTGAGGCCGGAGATCAGGTGGTGGCGCCTGCCAATTACAATTCGCCGGGGCAGCTGGTCATCGCCGGCGATGCGGCGGCGGTGGATCGGGTGATGGCCCGTCTTGGTAGCGAGGGTGTCCGCAAGATCGTCAAGCTGGCGGTTTCAGTCCCCTCGCATTGCGCCTTGATGAAGGGCGCCGCGGAGAGGCTGGGTGAGCGGTTCGCTGCGCTGGATTGGTCCGAGCCGAAGATCCCGGTGATCCAGAATGCCGATGCCAGGGTGGCGGGCGATGTGGCGGCTATCCGCGAAGCCTTGCAGCGTCAGCTGTATCTGCCGGTGCGCTGGACCGAGTGCGTGCAGACCCTGGCAGCCGGCGGTGCCGCCGCAGTGGTCGAGTGCGGTCCCGGCAAGGTGCTGACCGGATTGGTGAAGCGGATCGACAAGTCGATCGAGCTGCGCAGTCTCGCGACGCCGGCCGATTTCGACGCGGCACTGGCTCACGCACGCGCCTGA
- the fabG gene encoding 3-oxoacyl-ACP reductase FabG — protein sequence MTQVLKGEIALVTGASRGIGAAIADELARQGATVIGTATSESGAKAIGERLAPLGGHGRALDVTDKEGLEALLAGIEKEFGAVSLLVNNAGITRDQLLMRMKDEDWQAIIDTNLSSVFRTSKAVLRGMMKARKGRIISIASVIGLTGNPGQANYAAAKAGIIGFSKSLAREVGSRGITVNVVAPGFIDTDMTRSLPDDAKTALLGQIALGRLGEASDIAQAVSFLASPAAAYITGETLHVNGGMYMA from the coding sequence ATGACCCAAGTATTGAAGGGCGAGATCGCTCTGGTGACCGGCGCCAGCCGGGGTATCGGCGCGGCGATTGCCGACGAGCTGGCCCGTCAGGGCGCGACCGTGATCGGCACGGCCACCAGCGAGTCGGGGGCCAAGGCCATTGGCGAGCGCCTCGCGCCGCTGGGCGGTCATGGCCGTGCGCTGGACGTGACGGACAAGGAGGGGCTGGAGGCCTTGCTGGCCGGTATCGAAAAAGAATTCGGTGCGGTGAGCCTGCTGGTCAACAATGCCGGCATCACCCGCGATCAGCTGCTGATGCGGATGAAGGACGAGGACTGGCAGGCCATCATCGACACCAACCTCAGCTCGGTATTCCGTACGTCCAAGGCCGTGCTGCGCGGCATGATGAAGGCCCGCAAGGGCCGGATCATCTCGATCGCCTCGGTGATCGGCCTGACCGGCAATCCGGGCCAGGCCAATTATGCTGCGGCCAAGGCCGGCATCATCGGCTTTTCCAAGTCGCTGGCCCGCGAGGTGGGTAGTCGCGGCATCACCGTGAACGTGGTCGCGCCGGGCTTTATCGATACCGACATGACCCGCTCGCTGCCGGACGATGCCAAGACCGCGCTGCTGGGCCAGATTGCGCTGGGCCGGCTGGGCGAGGCCTCGGACATTGCGCAGGCCGTCAGCTTCCTGGCTTCGCCGGCAGCGGCCTATATCACCGGCGAGACCCTGCATGTCAATGGCGGGATGTACATGGCCTGA
- the acpP gene encoding acyl carrier protein, with protein sequence MSTIEERVKKIVIEQLGVKEDEVTANASFVDDLGADSLDTVELVMALEEEFETEIPDEEAEKLTTVQQAVDYIKAHSKD encoded by the coding sequence ATGAGCACCATCGAAGAGCGCGTCAAGAAGATTGTTATCGAGCAACTTGGCGTGAAAGAAGACGAAGTCACGGCAAACGCATCGTTCGTTGACGATCTGGGCGCCGACTCGCTCGATACGGTCGAACTGGTGATGGCTCTCGAAGAAGAGTTCGAGACCGAGATCCCGGACGAAGAAGCCGAGAAGCTGACCACCGTGCAGCAGGCTGTCGACTACATCAAGGCTCATTCCAAGGACTGA
- the fabF gene encoding beta-ketoacyl-ACP synthase II — MSKRRVVVTGLGIVSPVGNTIATAWEHITKGVSGIGEITCMDMTGFSTRIGGEVRDFDPAQWIAAKDVKKMDPFIHYGIAASAEAMADSGLEVTEANAERIGVCIGAGIGGVHTIENTTIDLRDRGPRKVSPFFVPASIINMASGHVSIKWGLKGPNLACVTACTTATHNIGLAARLIAYGDADVMVAGGAEFGTTGTAMAGFASAKAMSSRNDDPTRASRPWDKDRDGFVLSNGAGILVLEEYEHAVARGAKIYCELAGFGMSGDAYHITAPSGAGAEQSMRHALRDAGVNPEDVDYINAHGTSTPVGDLGEVNAVKNVFGQHAHTLAMSSTKSMTGHLLGAAGGVEAIFSVLALRDQILPPTINLDEPGEGCDLDFVPHEARQGKLDLVLSNSFGFGGTNGTLIFRRL, encoded by the coding sequence ATGAGCAAACGACGTGTGGTTGTGACCGGCCTGGGCATTGTCTCACCGGTCGGTAACACTATCGCCACCGCCTGGGAGCACATCACCAAGGGCGTCAGCGGCATCGGCGAAATCACCTGCATGGACATGACGGGTTTTTCGACCCGCATCGGCGGTGAGGTGCGCGATTTCGATCCGGCTCAATGGATTGCCGCCAAGGATGTCAAGAAGATGGATCCGTTCATCCACTATGGCATTGCGGCTTCCGCCGAGGCCATGGCGGATTCCGGGCTGGAAGTGACCGAAGCCAATGCCGAGCGGATCGGCGTCTGCATCGGTGCCGGCATCGGTGGTGTCCATACCATCGAGAACACCACGATCGATCTGCGTGACCGCGGTCCGCGCAAGGTGTCGCCGTTTTTCGTGCCGGCCTCGATCATCAACATGGCTTCCGGCCATGTTTCGATCAAATGGGGTCTGAAGGGGCCCAATCTGGCCTGCGTCACGGCCTGCACCACGGCTACCCACAATATCGGCCTGGCCGCGCGACTGATTGCCTACGGTGATGCCGATGTAATGGTTGCCGGCGGCGCCGAGTTCGGCACCACCGGCACTGCCATGGCCGGCTTTGCCTCAGCCAAGGCCATGTCCAGCCGCAACGATGATCCGACGCGGGCCAGTCGTCCCTGGGACAAGGACCGGGACGGTTTCGTGCTGTCCAACGGTGCCGGCATTCTGGTGCTGGAAGAGTACGAGCATGCGGTTGCCCGCGGCGCGAAGATCTACTGCGAGCTGGCCGGCTTCGGCATGTCGGGCGATGCCTATCACATCACCGCGCCCAGCGGCGCCGGTGCCGAGCAGAGCATGCGTCATGCCCTGCGTGATGCGGGCGTCAATCCCGAAGATGTCGACTATATCAATGCCCACGGTACCTCGACGCCGGTCGGCGATCTGGGCGAAGTCAATGCGGTCAAGAACGTGTTCGGCCAGCATGCCCATACGCTGGCGATGAGCTCGACCAAGTCGATGACCGGTCATCTGCTGGGTGCGGCCGGTGGTGTCGAGGCGATCTTCTCGGTGCTGGCCCTGCGTGACCAGATCCTGCCGCCGACGATCAATCTGGATGAGCCCGGTGAAGGCTGCGACCTGGATTTCGTACCCCACGAGGCGCGCCAGGGCAAGCTGGATCTGGTGTTGTCCAATTCCTTCGGTTTTGGCGGCACCAATGGCACGCTGATCTTCCGCCGGCTCTGA
- a CDS encoding aminodeoxychorismate synthase component I, which translates to MIASCLPGQRDLLALAALHPQRYPLLLESAAAAGPQGRYDLLLLHQGGYLRLDGDGQLHSHEGRLAGSDFLAELDRLWAVSADAALQSSLPFVGGWGLYFSYEMIGHIEPCLQLKSADDVPLALALRCPAAIVVDHQARQTWLIAEEGQAHLLDMMTEDLQAAGSAPVSPCAEVPQLHEDDARQFLDGVAAVHEHLAAGDVFQVNLSRGWRAEYATAPEPASVYAGLRKANPAPFAALLQQPGWSCLSSSPERLVEVRGRTVQTRPIAGTRPRMADQAADRAQVETLVGHPKERAEHVMLIDLERNDLGRVCAAGTVRVDELMVVESYAHVHHIVSNVRGELRAGITPGEVVSAVFPGGTITGCPKIRCMEIIAALEAAPRGAYTGALGYLDRRGDMDTNILIRTVTLVGRQARLRAGAGIVVDSVALHELDETRHKARGVLRGLGVPA; encoded by the coding sequence GTGATCGCGAGTTGCCTTCCCGGCCAGCGCGACCTGCTCGCGCTGGCCGCGCTGCATCCGCAGCGCTATCCGCTGCTGCTCGAGAGTGCGGCGGCGGCCGGCCCGCAAGGGCGTTACGACCTGTTGCTGCTGCATCAGGGCGGTTACCTGCGGCTGGATGGCGATGGCCAGCTGCACAGCCACGAGGGTCGGCTGGCTGGCAGTGATTTTCTGGCCGAACTGGACCGGTTGTGGGCCGTCAGTGCCGATGCGGCCTTGCAGTCCTCACTGCCCTTCGTCGGTGGCTGGGGGCTGTATTTCAGTTACGAGATGATCGGTCATATCGAGCCGTGCCTGCAGTTGAAGTCCGCGGACGACGTGCCCCTGGCCCTGGCCCTGCGCTGCCCGGCCGCGATCGTGGTCGATCATCAGGCGCGCCAGACCTGGCTGATCGCCGAGGAAGGGCAGGCGCACCTGCTGGACATGATGACGGAAGACCTGCAGGCGGCTGGCTCGGCGCCGGTCTCGCCCTGTGCCGAGGTACCGCAGCTGCACGAGGACGACGCCCGGCAGTTTCTGGATGGCGTGGCTGCCGTCCACGAGCATCTGGCGGCTGGCGATGTATTCCAGGTCAATCTTTCCCGGGGCTGGCGGGCTGAATATGCGACCGCGCCCGAGCCGGCATCGGTTTATGCCGGGTTGCGCAAGGCCAATCCGGCACCGTTCGCCGCCTTGCTGCAGCAGCCGGGCTGGTCCTGTCTAAGCTCTTCGCCGGAGCGCCTGGTCGAGGTCCGTGGCCGGACGGTCCAGACCCGGCCGATTGCGGGTACGCGTCCGCGCATGGCCGACCAGGCCGCGGATCGGGCCCAGGTCGAGACCCTGGTCGGTCACCCCAAGGAGCGTGCCGAGCATGTGATGCTGATCGATCTGGAGCGCAATGACCTGGGTCGCGTCTGCGCTGCGGGCACGGTCCGGGTCGACGAGTTGATGGTGGTCGAGAGCTATGCGCATGTCCACCATATCGTCTCCAACGTGCGTGGCGAGTTGCGCGCCGGGATAACGCCGGGAGAGGTGGTTTCCGCGGTATTCCCCGGAGGCACCATCACCGGCTGCCCCAAGATCCGCTGCATGGAAATCATTGCGGCACTGGAAGCGGCTCCGCGTGGCGCCTATACCGGGGCACTCGGATATCTCGACCGGCGTGGCGATATGGATACCAATATCCTGATCCGCACCGTGACCCTGGTCGGGCGGCAGGCCAGACTGCGCGCCGGCGCCGGCATTGTCGTCGATTCGGTGGCGCTACACGAGCTCGACGAAACCCGTCACAAGGCCCGTGGCGTGTTGCGGGGGCTTGGGGTGCCGGCATGA
- the pabC gene encoding aminodeoxychorismate lyase: MSGRILIDGVATGLVPADDRGLAYGDGLFETVWVEAGRPRLWPLHRARLEIGCARLGLLCPDPAVLLDEMRQLTSDLPQAVVRLSLTRGSGPRGYAPPVVAQTRRILAASPAPATNPALLAEGVRLHSCATRWAIQPALAGLKHLNRLEQVLARAEWSDPGMSEGLMLDMDGRVVSATAANLFAVIDGRCLTPALDRCGVAGVARAWLLAQCPQIEVETLYPDDLQRASELFLSSSLRGVVPVAALDARRMGPGPWTRQLQALWQAMATDAAVVDGKVET; encoded by the coding sequence ATGAGCGGGCGGATCCTGATTGACGGGGTCGCCACGGGGCTGGTGCCGGCGGATGATCGCGGCCTGGCTTATGGTGACGGTCTCTTCGAGACGGTCTGGGTCGAGGCGGGCAGGCCGCGCCTGTGGCCACTGCATCGGGCCCGGCTGGAGATCGGCTGTGCCAGGCTGGGGCTGCTCTGTCCTGATCCGGCGGTGTTGCTGGATGAAATGCGGCAGTTGACGTCCGACTTGCCTCAGGCCGTGGTGCGACTGAGTCTGACGCGTGGCAGCGGCCCGCGCGGTTATGCGCCACCGGTCGTGGCGCAGACCCGGCGCATTCTGGCCGCCTCGCCGGCACCCGCGACGAATCCGGCGCTGCTTGCCGAGGGGGTGCGACTGCATTCCTGCGCAACCCGCTGGGCCATCCAGCCGGCGCTGGCCGGACTCAAGCATCTCAATCGACTGGAGCAGGTGCTGGCGCGAGCGGAATGGAGTGATCCTGGCATGAGCGAAGGCCTGATGCTGGATATGGATGGCCGGGTGGTCAGCGCCACGGCGGCCAATCTGTTCGCGGTCATCGACGGGCGCTGCCTGACGCCAGCTCTGGATCGCTGTGGCGTGGCCGGCGTGGCGCGGGCCTGGTTGTTGGCGCAGTGCCCGCAGATCGAGGTCGAGACGCTGTATCCTGACGACCTGCAGCGCGCCAGCGAGCTGTTCCTCAGCTCCAGTCTGCGCGGGGTGGTGCCGGTGGCGGCGCTCGATGCACGGCGGATGGGACCCGGACCCTGGACCCGGCAGCTGCAGGCACTCTGGCAGGCCATGGCGACGGATGCCGCGGTCGTTGATGGAAAGGTGGAAACATGA
- the mltG gene encoding endolytic transglycosylase MltG codes for MSNRSGRWRLPALLLLLALGLAAWSGWRSYQRFLVTPLVQVAGYDRFDLVRGHGLNDLVAEWRQRGITAHGALYWRLAARQLGVDGRLHAGEYALEAGLNPLELLRRMARGRVMQHPFTLVDGWNMSLVRKALAAAPEMRHRLDQLDDAALMQALGQPGVSPEGQFLSDTYAYVKGDTDVSVLQRALRAQQRLLAADWAQRAPDLPLQTPYQALILASIVEKETGQADERARIAGVFIRRLQQHMLLETDPTVIYGMGSRYAGTIHKSDLTTDTPYNTYTRPGLPPTPIAMIGRPALQAALHPADGEDLYFVARGDGHHIFARTLQEHDRNVACYQLKHCHD; via the coding sequence ATGAGCAATCGATCCGGCCGGTGGCGTCTGCCGGCGCTGCTTCTGCTGCTGGCTCTCGGGTTGGCGGCGTGGAGCGGCTGGCGCAGCTATCAGCGGTTTCTGGTCACGCCGCTGGTCCAGGTGGCCGGCTATGATCGTTTCGATCTGGTACGCGGTCATGGCCTGAATGATCTGGTGGCGGAATGGCGGCAGCGGGGCATTACAGCTCATGGCGCCCTCTACTGGCGACTGGCGGCCCGGCAGCTGGGTGTGGACGGTCGTCTGCATGCCGGCGAGTACGCCCTGGAGGCGGGACTGAATCCGCTCGAGCTGCTGCGGCGCATGGCCAGGGGGCGGGTGATGCAGCATCCCTTTACCTTGGTCGACGGCTGGAACATGAGTCTGGTGCGAAAGGCGCTGGCCGCCGCCCCCGAGATGCGGCATCGCCTCGACCAGCTCGACGATGCGGCTCTGATGCAGGCGCTGGGCCAGCCGGGTGTCTCGCCGGAAGGGCAGTTCCTCTCCGATACCTATGCCTACGTCAAGGGCGATACCGATGTTTCGGTCCTGCAGCGTGCCTTGCGGGCTCAGCAACGCCTGCTGGCGGCGGACTGGGCGCAACGGGCGCCGGACCTGCCGTTGCAGACGCCTTATCAGGCCTTGATCCTGGCCTCCATCGTGGAAAAGGAGACCGGTCAGGCCGACGAGCGGGCCCGGATTGCCGGGGTATTCATCCGTCGCTTGCAACAGCACATGTTGCTGGAAACCGATCCGACCGTGATCTATGGCATGGGCAGTCGTTATGCGGGTACGATCCACAAAAGCGACCTGACCACCGATACGCCTTACAACACCTATACCCGGCCCGGTCTGCCGCCGACGCCGATCGCGATGATAGGGCGACCTGCCTTGCAGGCTGCCCTGCATCCTGCCGATGGAGAGGACCTTTATTTCGTGGCTCGAGGTGACGGCCATCATATCTTCGCCAGGACTTTGCAGGAACATGATCGCAATGTCGCCTGTTACCAGCTGAAACATTGCCATGACTGA
- the tmk gene encoding dTMP kinase → MTESLTRFISIEGGEGAGKSTLIRGLVRHFADLGLPLLQTREPGGTALGDGLRAMLLDPAQPPVHPEAELLMMFASRAQLVREVIRPALAAGQWVLCDRYVDASFAYQGAGRGQPADRIEGLREWVCGDTMPALTLLLDLPVDIGRARAAGRGEADRIEAEGNGFFERVQAVYRQRAADEPQRFQLIDASAPPDEVLARAVAALAPLLAIGA, encoded by the coding sequence ATGACTGAGTCGTTGACACGTTTTATCAGCATCGAGGGCGGCGAGGGGGCCGGAAAGAGCACCTTGATCCGTGGTCTGGTCCGGCATTTCGCCGATCTTGGCCTGCCTTTGCTGCAGACTCGTGAGCCTGGCGGTACTGCGCTGGGAGATGGTTTGCGCGCGATGCTGCTGGATCCGGCACAGCCGCCGGTCCATCCGGAGGCCGAGTTGCTGATGATGTTCGCTTCCCGCGCGCAACTGGTGCGGGAGGTGATCCGGCCGGCACTGGCGGCCGGGCAATGGGTGCTGTGCGATCGTTACGTGGATGCCAGTTTCGCCTATCAGGGGGCGGGACGGGGGCAGCCGGCCGACCGCATCGAGGGGCTGCGCGAATGGGTATGCGGCGACACCATGCCGGCACTGACCTTGCTGCTTGATCTGCCGGTCGATATCGGTCGGGCCCGTGCGGCAGGGCGTGGCGAGGCGGATCGCATCGAGGCCGAAGGTAACGGCTTTTTCGAGCGGGTGCAGGCGGTCTATCGGCAGCGGGCGGCGGACGAGCCGCAGCGATTTCAGCTGATTGATGCCAGTGCTCCGCCCGATGAAGTGCTGGCCCGGGCGGTGGCGGCACTGGCACCGCTGCTGGCCATCGGCGCATGA
- the holB gene encoding DNA polymerase III subunit delta', whose product MPSWHLEPWRRLQQRRQRQAMPHALLLAGPEGLGKRLFAQRLIQSLLCDQPADGEACGSCRSCRLLAAGTHPDRIGLGLGLRKDGSARTEIVVDQVRELSARLAMRSQFGGWQVACIDPADAMNPAAANALLKTLEEPAEQTLLLLIADQPWRLPQTIRSRCQRIDFQLPDQALALDWLQQQGLSAAEAEAALLAAAGNPGLALRWHGAGELAWRSEVRQDLAGLAQGRVPLLEVVRRWQDSHPAQRLWFAAQAAVDELRARAVGEAPPLGSRLDEQGLLAWYAQVNLCREQVRGPLRLDLLLLEILSGWR is encoded by the coding sequence ATGCCGAGCTGGCATCTGGAGCCCTGGCGACGCCTGCAGCAGCGACGGCAGCGGCAGGCGATGCCGCATGCTCTGCTGCTGGCAGGACCGGAAGGTCTGGGCAAACGCCTGTTTGCGCAGCGGTTGATCCAGTCCCTGCTGTGTGATCAGCCAGCCGATGGCGAAGCCTGCGGGAGCTGCCGCAGTTGTCGATTGCTGGCAGCCGGTACGCATCCGGACCGGATCGGACTGGGGCTGGGGCTGCGCAAGGATGGCAGTGCCCGTACCGAGATCGTGGTGGACCAGGTCCGCGAGCTGTCGGCGCGACTGGCCATGCGCAGTCAATTCGGTGGCTGGCAGGTGGCCTGCATCGACCCGGCTGACGCGATGAACCCCGCGGCCGCCAACGCCTTGCTGAAAACCCTGGAGGAGCCGGCCGAGCAGACCTTGCTGCTGTTGATCGCCGATCAGCCCTGGCGCCTGCCCCAGACCATCCGCAGTCGCTGTCAACGCATCGATTTCCAGTTGCCTGACCAGGCTCTGGCCCTGGACTGGCTGCAGCAACAGGGACTGTCTGCGGCCGAGGCCGAGGCCGCCCTGCTGGCGGCTGCCGGCAATCCGGGCCTGGCGTTGCGCTGGCATGGCGCGGGCGAGCTGGCCTGGCGCAGTGAAGTGCGGCAGGATCTCGCCGGCCTGGCGCAGGGCCGGGTGCCGTTGCTGGAGGTGGTGCGGCGCTGGCAGGACAGTCATCCGGCCCAGCGCCTGTGGTTTGCCGCCCAGGCGGCGGTGGACGAGTTGCGTGCACGGGCCGTTGGCGAGGCGCCGCCGTTGGGCAGTCGTCTGGACGAGCAGGGCCTGCTGGCCTGGTATGCCCAGGTGAATCTCTGCCGTGAGCAGGTCCGGGGACCATTGCGACTGGATCTGCTGTTGCTGGAAATTCTGTCTGGCTGGCGGTAG